From the genome of Kiritimatiellales bacterium:
AGCGGGTCCGGCGAAAAGTGCATTTTGCCAATGCCGTGTGTCTGATAGCCGCCGCCGTTCAGTAGCTCCATAAAGCTGGAGAGGTTTTGCGGCATTGGAACGTTATCGGTGCAGTCCGTAACGTGTGCCGGCAGTCCGGTGATGAGGCTGCAACGGCCGGAAATACAAACCGGCGATGGCGAATAGGCGCGCGTAAAGGCGGTGCCTTCGCGTACCAGCCGGTCCAGTGCTGGCGTTTTTATAACGGGATTGCCCAGCGCCGCAATCATGTCAAAACGCTGCTGGTCGGTGAACAGAAACAGGATATTCGGTTTTTTCATTATACTACACTCCAGATTTAGACTGCACGCCGCGCTTCCAGTTTCCGGCGTGTTTCAGCGGCGCGTTCACTCGAGATTGGATAGCGGCTGACAAATAAAATAGCTAACAACAGCCCTGCCACCGGAATGGCAGAAAAGCAAATACGCATTGACTGAATGGCTTCCGGCGATTGTGCCGCGCCGAGTTTGGCGTCGAATCCACTGGCGTTAAGAATCACGCCGACAAACAGCAACCCAACCGATACACCGATTTTCATCACGTTGCTGTACATCGCACTGTACATGCCTTCGCGCCGGACTCCGGTATGCAATTCATCTTCATCGCAAATATCGGCGACCATCGACGGCGTGAGAATCCACAGGCATGAAAGTCCCGGCGACATCATTATGGCAGCAACAAACTGCAGCCACGGATATTCCGGAACATACATCACATACTTGAGCGCCGAACCGGCCATCGCCAGAATCAGCCCGCCGATCAGTGTTTTCTTTTTGCCGATTTTTGATGATATCCAGCTGATAATCGGCGCTGCGGTGATACCGCCGCTTAAATGGTAAATCATGCCGCCAAGTCCCATATACGTTGCAGCGGCTTTTGCATTGTCAGGAAATACATAATACAGATTAATGTATATTCCGAGCTGACCGATCATGAACAGTCCGAGACACGCACAGATGACAGCACCGATCAGCAGAAGAAATACCCGGTTTTTTAATGTC
Proteins encoded in this window:
- a CDS encoding sulfatase-like hydrolase/transferase, whose protein sequence is MKKPNILFLFTDQQRFDMIAALGNPVIKTPALDRLVREGTAFTRAYSPSPVCISGRCSLITGLPAHVTDCTDNVPMPQNLSSFMELLNGGGYQTHGIGKMHFSPDPLRMWGFESRDRHEEVWGASDNDYAAWLREHGYSYVIEDGGMRSEYYYIPQPSQFPAEAHQSSWVADRSIDFL
- a CDS encoding MFS transporter codes for the protein MNYSKIDNITKNAGTLSFWRKTAFGVGGTANNLMQNSINNMASQVFNIFLGVNPALVSLGIFAARLWDAFTDPAMGGISDNTRSRFGRRRPYIFIGGILSALTYVLLWRVPGGWDETGYFLWFMIGSILFYTCYTIFSVPFSALSYELSPDYNERTRVMAFTAFFAALAGISIQWTFRLTQMDCFENTLDGMQTISLFFAGIMIFATAIPALTSKERFVRNQRKERIPLISSLLTTLKNRVFLLLIGAVICACLGLFMIGQLGIYINLYYVFPDNAKAAATYMGLGGMIYHLSGGITAAPIISWISSKIGKKKTLIGGLILAMAGSALKYVMYVPEYPWLQFVAAIMMSPGLSCLWILTPSMVADICDEDELHTGVRREGMYSAMYSNVMKIGVSVGLLFVGVILNASGFDAKLGAAQSPEAIQSMRICFSAIPVAGLLLAILFVSRYPISSERAAETRRKLEARRAV